In Oryza sativa Japonica Group chromosome 3, ASM3414082v1, one DNA window encodes the following:
- the LOC4331983 gene encoding strigolactone esterase D14, with amino-acid sequence MLRSTHPPPSSPSSSSSGGGGGGGSSASSSSEKTMVGGGGGGGGGSGSAAPSGAKLLQILNVRVVGSGERVVVLSHGFGTDQSAWSRVLPYLTRDHRVVLYDLVCAGSVNPDHFDFRRYDNLDAYVDDLLAILDALRIPRCAFVGHSVSAMIGILASIRRPDLFAKLVLIGASPRFLNDSDYHGGFELEEIQQVFDAMGANYSAWATGYAPLAVGADVPAAVQEFSRTLFNMRPDISLHVCQTVFKTDLRGVLGMVRAPCVVVQTTRDVSVPASVAAYLKAHLGGRTTVEFLQTEGHLPHLSAPSLLAQVLRRALARY; translated from the exons ATGCTGCGATCGACGCATCCGCCGCCCAGTAgcccgagcagcagcagcagcggcggcggcgggggcggggggtcgtcggcgtcgtcgagctCGGAGAAGACGATGgtgggcggcgggggaggagggggaggagggagcgggtCGGCGGCGCCGAGCGGGGCGAAGCTGCTGCAGATCCTGAACGTGCGGGTGGTGGGGAGCGGCGagcgggtggtggtgctgtCGCATGGCTTCGGGACGGACCAGTCGGCGTGGAGCCGCGTGCTGCCGTACCTCACCCGCGACCACCGCGTCGTGCTCTACGACCTCGTCTGCGCCGGCAGCGTCAACCCGGACCACTTCGACTTCCGCCGCTACGACAACCTCGACGCCTACGTCGACGACCTGCTCGCCATCCTCGACGCGCTCCGCATCCCGCGCTGCGCCTTCGTCGGCCACTCCGTCTCCGCCATGATCGGCATCCTCGCCTCCATCCGACGACCTGACCTCTTCGCCAAGCTTGTCCTCATCGGCGCCTCTCCCCG GTTCTTGAACGACAGCGACTACCACGGCGGGTTCGAGCTGGAGGAGATACAGCAGGTGTTCGACGCGATGGGGGCGAACTACTCGGCGTGGGCGACGGGGTACGCGCCTCTGGCGGTGGGCGCCGacgtgccggcggcggtgcaGGAGTTCAGCCGCACCCTCTTCAACATGCGCCCGGACATCTCCCTCCACGTCTGCCAGACCGTCTTCAAGACCGACCTCCGCGGCGTGCTCGGCATGGTCCGCGCCCCCTGCGTCGTCGTCCAGACCACCCGCGACGTCTCCGTcccggcctccgtcgccgcctacCTCAAGGCCCACCTCGGCGGCCGCACCACCGTCGAGTTCCTCCAGACCGAGGGTCACCTCCCCCACCTCAGCGCCCCCAGCCTCCTCGCCCAGGTGCTCCGCCGCGCTCTCGCCCGGTACTAA